The nucleotide sequence GTTAGGGAAAGGTGCTACTTTTTATTTTACTATCCCCAAACCGGGGGAAATTCGGCACGATTTTTAATTTTTGTCGGTTAACCCCCAGTTAAAGACCCCAATTTTTCAATCTTGCTTGCACTAATGGCATCGGAAACGCCACACCACAACCCAACTTATTCAAGGATAGATTCATGGGAGTATTCACCGCCGGTTGAGGGCAAAATAAACCCGCCTTAACCACCACCCCAATAACCTGTTCATTTGAGTTTAAAACAGGCCCTCCAGAATTTCCAGGTGCTAGACTGACTGATAAAAATAATGCTTGGTCTGTGGTTGATTGTACTGCACCTAAAGCCACTGACCAATCATCCCCTGTAATGGGATTTCCAATTACCGTAATCTTACTAGCGATAGGTGGCGGCTCACCAGACAAAGACAATGGCTGTATATCTTGGGGAATATTGCTAACTTCTAGCACCGCTAAATCTAACCCATCATTAGGAGCCGTTTTTTGCCAAATTTTAGCCGCTTTGCGACGACGAACTTCACCCGCTAAGGGTTGACTATAAAACTCTACCTCAATGTGAGAGTTTTCCTCCTCTTTTTGCTCTGAATTAGTAATCACATGACGGTTAGTCACTATCCACCCTTTTTTTCCTTCTCGTTTCACCAGCCATCCTGTGCCAATGCCCCGATAACTATGAGTTTTAACAATAATCTTGACAATAGAACGCTTTAATGCTATGAGTGGATCGCGTTGGCGGCTCGGGATGCGTTCAGGCATCTTTAACAGTTGTGGATTTTTGTAGATCGCTAAAGTGCGCTCAACTTCCTGTATATAAAATTTAGCGCCGCCTTCAGAAGGATCTAAAGCCCTCGCTTGACGGCATAATTTCAGAGCTTCTTCATATTGTCGTTGAGTGTGGCGAGCATAACATAAATTTTTGTAAATAACAGCCTTTTTAGGGCCAAGTCGCAGGGCTTGTTGATAAGCCGCTATAGCTTCAGGAATTTTTTGTTGTTGATATAAAACCTCTCCTAACCCATTATATAAATCTCCTCGATTAGGAGCAAGGGTAATGGCTTTGAGATAAATATTTTCGGCTATTTGAAACCTTTCTAGTTTGACGAGGGCTTGGGCGTAACGGTCAAGAATTGTAGCATTTTGCGGCTTAAGCTCGAGAGCTTTTTCATAAGCCTCACTGGCTTGTGACCATTGTTCTCCTTGGAAAAAAGCATTTCCCAAGTTAGTATAAGCAGCCGCATTTTCGGGGTCAAATTGAATAATTTGAGCAAAAACTTGACTAGCTTCTTGCCATTCTTCTTGAGAAAGTAAAGCCTCTCCTAAATTATTCTGAGCCTCTATTAACAAAGGATCAACAGAAACGGCTCTTTGATAGGCGGTAATAGCGTCTAATAAATCATTTTCTTTAGAGAGGGCAACTCCTAAACGATTTAAATCTTTTGCTAACTCGGGTTCAACATTTAAACGAGGATTAATTAAAAAAGCCTTATCATAAGCGATTAAAGCTTCTTGGAACTGTTGATTTTTCTGTAAAGCCTTTCCTAAGCGTAAATAAACTGTAGCAAAATTGGCTTGAAATCTAATCGCGGTGGAATAAGCTTCGATCGCCTGAGAAATTTGTTGTTGTTGCAAAAAGCGATCGCCCTGCATGAGATAGTATCTAGCCGCCATAGGGAGACTCACCAGAGGCACAGCCACCAACAGCGACACCATAATTATCATCCTAAAAAACTTAGGATTCGGCTTAGAAGGAGGAGAATGGCGAGGAGAGCGCATAAATTAGCACTTCAACATACAAAATCTAATAATCAAGGGTCTAAGTTTCTAATTTTTCAGATTTTTACCTGATTACTCAAGATTTTTTTTGATTTGTTTAGAGATCCATGTTACCGCCTCATTTAAATCTTTAGCAAGATAATCGGGTTTAGTGCGATGGAGATAGCCGCCTATAACCGGCTTACCTGCATTCTTACTCACCAAAACGCCTTTTAAACCAGCATTATGAGCCATATCCACATCGGTGACCTTATCGCTCACCATAAAACTTTGTTTAAGATCAAGGTCATTAGCCCATGCTGCGGCTACTAGCATACCGGTATTCGGTTTGCGCCAGCTACTCCAAGCGGTAAATTCTGGGTTAACCCCGCCGGCTGCCGGACTCAAATAAGGGCAATAATAGAGAGCATCGAGTTTTGCACCCGCTTGCTCAAATAAAAGTTGAGATAACCGTTGATGAAGGGCCTCGACATGAGAGACAGGATAATAATCCCTTGCCGGGCCGGATTGATTAGAAACCAGACAGCAGAAGATGCCTAAATTATTAAGTTTTCTAACTGCCTGGGCGACTTTGGGAATGAGGTGAAGGTCCTCAACGCGGCGAATATAACCCGCCTCTACATTGAGAACCCCATCCCGATCTAAAAAAACAGCCCGTTTAGCCACGCCACATTGCTTCAAGTATAGTTTCTGGTTTGATATCGGCAAGATTGCCGCTCTTGGATTGAATTCCAATATAACGAGTTGGATCGGGGGGTAAAAGTTTTTCGGCAACTGTGGGACCAAACAAGGCAATGGTATAAGTTCCGACGGCTACCGATAAGTGCATGGGAGGGCTATCAGTACATAACATTAGATTCGCCCCGGCAATGATCGCGGCTAGTTTCCCTACATCCGTTGGTTTTGTCACCTTAAGATTAGGATGACCTTCGAGCAACTGTTTTACCCATTGAGGGTCTTCAGGCCCTTGTAATAAAACAATGGGAAGGTCTGGCTGTTTAGCGAGAATCTCATCGACGATTTTTTGCCATTGAGGAAGAGGATAATTTTTATCTACTCCTTTAATGGCGGCTGATGTACTTGAACCGCCGTGAATGATAATGTAGCCAGTATCTTTGATCTCGAGGCGTTTTTGTTCGGCTTCGGCCCAGTCTATATCATCTTTAGGCAGGGTGACTTTTAGGGGTGGGGTAGGTGTTTGAATATCCAACCCTTGGAGTAAGTCATGATACATATAAGCCGCATACTGTTCCGTTTTCAGAGGCACAGCGTTAGTTAAAAAGATTGGGGTGCGGAACTCCTTCCGCACCGAGGTATTGGTTTTGTAACCGACTCGTACAGGGATACCATTTAACCAAAGCAGTAACCCGATAGTCCAACGTTGTGGGAGGGAGATAGCGACATCATATTCTCGATCGCGGATCACCCCTAATAAGTTAAGATAATCTGCCAAGCCATTGCGGTCTTTAAAATCAAAAAGCAGGACTTCATGAACATAAGGACAAATCCGATAAGCAGATTTAGCACGGGGTTCCACGATCACATCGAGCGTGGAGTTAGGATATTTCTGCTTAAGGTCTTCGAGGGTGGGGAAAAAGAGTATTTGGTCGCCAATTCCCCCAGGTACAAGAGCTAGTATTCGCATCTTAACAATATAGATCTTAGGTAGATCAGCTTAATTTTAGCAGTCTGTGTTGATTGGGCAAGAATAAATCTGGGGTTGGTTGTGATTTGGTGACGCTAAGAACTTGAGGGGTTGCCCAATCGGCGAGCGTGGTGTCTGCGGCTGAGAATACTCTAGGATAAAGGCAGATGCAGCGTTTTTAGTGCGGCTTTTTATGGAACTTAAACAACAAAACTGGAATAATTTTATTGCTAACCATTTGTCTAACTGGCACGGAATTTGGACAAGATATTCTCCTCAAGGAGAAATTACAGAATCTTTTCAAAGTCTTAGAGGCTTTTGTGCTAATCCAGAACAGAACGAAATTACCCAAACCAATCGTTATCAGTACGCTGATGGTAAAATCCTCGAAAAAACCTGGAAATTTGATCAGCAGTCAAATAATTTGTCTGATGGTCTATTTCATCCAGACAATGAATTGATGAGGGGAATCTTCTTTTCATCAGGTCCTGCGGCTTGGATAACAACCCAGTTAGCCCTAGACTCTTATTTGGCAGTTGAACTATTTTTTAAACAGGAGAAATTACGCCATAGTGTAGGGATTATTTATGATAAGCAGGGAAATTTATTCAGAACAGCCAATATTCGTGAAGATGCCACCGGTTTTCCTAGTCAATATTGGTCAACGCAACTCGAGCAATTGCCTCAAAGAAGTGATTCAGGTAATTGGCAAGGAACATCTGTTACCATGACTCGAGATTTAAACATTTCTGACCCTATACCGACTGGGGGACCGAACGAGTTCCGCACTGAGCTACATTGGGGTTGGAAAGACCATCAAGTTTTCTTTTTACCTGACGGGGTTTCTATTAGTTGCCCAGATAAGATTAGCCTGGGAAAATCTTTTGTTATAGCCGCCAGTTGGCTCGTTACCTCTAGCCAAAAGCAACAATTGATCGTTGAATATGACGAGTCTGGGGCTTTTTGCTCCCTGACCCTGGAATTGTTAGAGAGCGTGTTTGAGAAATTGTCAAATAAGTAAAAACATTTATAGCGTTTTTCAGTCTAGTGAGGTACAAAGTTCTTGGTTTTAGGGAACAGGGAACACCGGATCTGGGAACGTTGAACTCTAAAGAAACGCTCCCATATCAAAATCGATAGCCAAAATTATCTATATCTTTGCTAAACCATTTGGCGATGATCTCAATAGTATCATCATCGTAATATTCACGGTAGTTGCCATGTTTTGAGGAATTAATATGAGGTAAAGTAACATTTTTACCAATTTTTTTACAGACTGCCCCAAAATCTTGACTAAGATTTTCAAAACGGCAGATAAAATCTACTAAAATTTTTCCTTCATGGTCTGTAAT is from Gloeothece verrucosa PCC 7822 and encodes:
- a CDS encoding tetratricopeptide repeat protein produces the protein MVSLLVAVPLVSLPMAARYYLMQGDRFLQQQQISQAIEAYSTAIRFQANFATVYLRLGKALQKNQQFQEALIAYDKAFLINPRLNVEPELAKDLNRLGVALSKENDLLDAITAYQRAVSVDPLLIEAQNNLGEALLSQEEWQEASQVFAQIIQFDPENAAAYTNLGNAFFQGEQWSQASEAYEKALELKPQNATILDRYAQALVKLERFQIAENIYLKAITLAPNRGDLYNGLGEVLYQQQKIPEAIAAYQQALRLGPKKAVIYKNLCYARHTQRQYEEALKLCRQARALDPSEGGAKFYIQEVERTLAIYKNPQLLKMPERIPSRQRDPLIALKRSIVKIIVKTHSYRGIGTGWLVKREGKKGWIVTNRHVITNSEQKEEENSHIEVEFYSQPLAGEVRRRKAAKIWQKTAPNDGLDLAVLEVSNIPQDIQPLSLSGEPPPIASKITVIGNPITGDDWSVALGAVQSTTDQALFLSVSLAPGNSGGPVLNSNEQVIGVVVKAGLFCPQPAVNTPMNLSLNKLGCGVAFPMPLVQARLKNWGL
- a CDS encoding D-glycero-alpha-D-manno-heptose-1,7-bisphosphate 7-phosphatase, translating into MAKRAVFLDRDGVLNVEAGYIRRVEDLHLIPKVAQAVRKLNNLGIFCCLVSNQSGPARDYYPVSHVEALHQRLSQLLFEQAGAKLDALYYCPYLSPAAGGVNPEFTAWSSWRKPNTGMLVAAAWANDLDLKQSFMVSDKVTDVDMAHNAGLKGVLVSKNAGKPVIGGYLHRTKPDYLAKDLNEAVTWISKQIKKNLE
- a CDS encoding glycosyltransferase family 9 protein, which encodes MRILALVPGGIGDQILFFPTLEDLKQKYPNSTLDVIVEPRAKSAYRICPYVHEVLLFDFKDRNGLADYLNLLGVIRDREYDVAISLPQRWTIGLLLWLNGIPVRVGYKTNTSVRKEFRTPIFLTNAVPLKTEQYAAYMYHDLLQGLDIQTPTPPLKVTLPKDDIDWAEAEQKRLEIKDTGYIIIHGGSSTSAAIKGVDKNYPLPQWQKIVDEILAKQPDLPIVLLQGPEDPQWVKQLLEGHPNLKVTKPTDVGKLAAIIAGANLMLCTDSPPMHLSVAVGTYTIALFGPTVAEKLLPPDPTRYIGIQSKSGNLADIKPETILEAMWRG
- a CDS encoding DUF3598 family protein, which produces MELKQQNWNNFIANHLSNWHGIWTRYSPQGEITESFQSLRGFCANPEQNEITQTNRYQYADGKILEKTWKFDQQSNNLSDGLFHPDNELMRGIFFSSGPAAWITTQLALDSYLAVELFFKQEKLRHSVGIIYDKQGNLFRTANIREDATGFPSQYWSTQLEQLPQRSDSGNWQGTSVTMTRDLNISDPIPTGGPNEFRTELHWGWKDHQVFFLPDGVSISCPDKISLGKSFVIAASWLVTSSQKQQLIVEYDESGAFCSLTLELLESVFEKLSNK